One Aegilops tauschii subsp. strangulata cultivar AL8/78 chromosome 7, Aet v6.0, whole genome shotgun sequence genomic window carries:
- the LOC109779101 gene encoding putative xyloglucan endotransglucosylase/hydrolase protein 1, translating to MASSVRQPWQLLLIVLLPSLAAATVFDDNYVPSWGADGYHLVDQGTETRLTMDRTSGAGFRSRSTYGSGFFHMRIKVPGGYTAGVITAFYLASEAPYDGSDRDEVDFEFLGNVDGENITLQTNVFVNGDGDREQRLNLWFDPAADFHEYKILWNPYQLVILVDDVPIRVLRNLTGQVPEYEFPVKQMGVRASLWDGSDWATDGGRIKIDWGRAPFTAGFQGFDVDACANTSSTPCDSTDLWWNARRHRRLSVREQAAYEHVRRTYMNYDYCADKDRFQNGKVPVECSYTT from the exons ATGGCTTCCAGCGTGCGGCAGCCATGGCAGCTCCTCCTGATCGTCCTCCTCCCGTCCTTGGCCGCGGCGACGGTGTTCGACGACAACTACGTGCCCTCGTGGGGCGCAGACGGCTACCACCTCGTCGACCAGGGCACGGAGACCCGTCTCACCATGGACAGAACCTCCGGCGCAGGGTTCCGCTCCAGGTCGACGTACGGGTCGGGGTTCTTCCACATGAGGATCAAGGTGCCCGGGGGGTACACGGCCGGAGTCATCACAGCCTTCTAT CTGGCGTCGGAAGCACCTTATGATGGCAGTGACCGCGACGAGGTGGACTTCGAGTTCCTGGGCAACGTGGATGGCGAGAACATCACCCTCCAGACCAACGTCTTCGTCAACGGCGACGGCGACAGGGAGCAGAGGCTCAACCTGTGGTTCGACCCCGCAGCCGACTTCCACGAGTACAAAATACTCTGGAACCCTTACCAGCTCGT GATATTGGTGGACGATGTGCCGATACGGGTGCTGAGGAACCTGACGGGGCAGGTGCCGGAGTACGAGTTCCCGGTGAAGCAGATGGGCGTGCGGGCTAGCCTGTGGGACGGCTCCGACTGGGCGACGGATGGCGGCAGGATCAAGATCGACTGGGGCCGCGCGCCCTTCACCGCGGGGTTCCAGGGCTTCGACGTCGACGCCTGCGCCAACACCAGCTCGACGCCGTGCGACTCAACGGACCTCTGGTGGAACGCCCGCAGGCACAGGCGGCTGTCCGTCCGGGAGCAGGCGGCCTACGAGCACGTCCGGAGGACGTACATGAACTACGACTACTGCGCCGACAAGGACCGGTTCCAGAACGGCAAGGTGCCGGTTGAGTGCAGCTACACTACTTAG
- the LOC109779114 gene encoding uncharacterized protein isoform X1 produces MESSLLLSSARPLKPSLVAPSSCSSHRRCASSGPKLLPRRLPSLPPRARRWSVAPRAAPEAFDGIHSQDKLPGVGRGGARRRAYREEQGEPVVRPLGAGAGGITRYIVPAGALLALSFVIWKVVENFLPLKRKDQNSGEPTSSGVTWSFAAGSNLSTSTSIKAQKESKKNLNKFYKELRTLKTVNMAGRQFGDEGLFFLAESLAYNKSAEEVDFSGNAITAAGIEAFDGILQINTALKTLNLSGNIIGDEGAKCLSDILIENVGIQKLFLNSTNIGDEGAKAISDLLKKNKTIRIVQLSNNTIEYSGFASIADALLENNTLRSLYLNGNYGGPLGASSLAKGVVGNKSLRELHLHGNGFGNEGLRVLMSALSAHKGKITVLDIGNNNITSEGSLYVAEFIKVTKSLRWLSLYMDDVGDEGAEKVADALKQNKTISTMDFGGNNIHSRGVTAIAETLKENEVLTTLELSYNPIGPEGVKALCDVLKFNGKLQTLKLGWCQIGVSGAEFVADCLKYNTTLSTLDLRANGLGDDGAICLARSLKIINESLKSLDLGFNEIRDDGAFALAQALKANEDLAVTSLMLANNFFGKFGQVALTEARDHVYEMSGKEIDIYY; encoded by the exons ATGGagtcctccctcctcctctcctccgccCGCCCCCTCAAGCCCTCCCTCGTCGCgccctcctcctgctcctcccatCGGCGCTGCGCCTCCTCCGGCCCGAAGCTTCTGCCTCGGCGCCTCCCCTCCCTGCCGCCGCGCGCCCGCCGGTGGAGCGTGGCGCCGCGGGCTGCGCCCGAGGCGTTCGACGGAATTCACAGCCAGGACAAGCTCCCCGGGGTCGGACGCGGGGGCGCGCGCCGGAGAGCCTACCGCGAGGAGCAAGGGGAGCCCGTCGTGCGCCCCTTGGGTGCGGGAGCGGGGGGCATCACTCGCTACATCGTCCCGGCTGGGGCGTTGCTCGCGCTGAGCTTTG TCATTTGGAAGGTGGTTGAGAATTTCCTCCCCCTAAAGAGAAAGGATCAGAATTCTGGAGAACCTACGTCTTCTGGGGTCACATGGTCCTTTGCTGCCGGCTCCAATTTGTCAACATCTACAAGCATTAAAGCCCAAAAGGAGTCGAAGAAAAATCTAAACAAGTTTTATAAGGAACTTCGGACACTGAAAACCGTTAACATGGCAG GCCGTCAATTCGGGGATGAGGGACTATTCTTTCTAGCAGAAAGCTTAGCCTATAACAAG AGTGCTGAAGAGGTGGACTTTTCGGGTAATGCGATAACAGCTGCGGGAATAGAAGCTTTCGATGGCATTCTCCAGATAAACACAGCTTTGAAGACTCTCAATTTATCTGGAAATATCATTGGAGATGAAGGAGCTAAG TGTCTTTCAGATATATTGATCGAAAACGTAGGTATTCAGAAGCTCTTCCTGAACAGTACAAATATCGGAGATGag GGGGCAAAAGCAATTTCAGATCTGCTGAAAAAGAACAAAACAATACGTATTGTACAGCTTAGCAACAATACAATAGAATACAGT GGTTTTGCAAGTATTGCAGATGCACTTCTTGAGAATAATACGCTACGGAGTTTGTATCTCAA TGGCAACTATGGTGGTCCTCTCGGTGCATCCAGCCTAGCAAAAGGAGTTGTAGGGAACAAATCTCTCAGG GAACTTCATTTACATGGTAATGGATTTGGGAACGAGGGATTACGGGTGTTGATGTCTGCATTATCTGCTCACAAAG GGAAGATAACAGTCTTGGATATTGGTAACAACAACATTACATCAGAAGGTTCTCTCTATGTAGCTGAGTTCATCAAAGTGACAAAGTCTCTACGGTGGCTCAGCCTGTACATGGATGATGTTGGTGACGAG GGAGCTGAAAAGGTGGCAGATGCTCTGAAACAGAACAAAACAATTTCTACTATGGACTTT GGTGGTAATAACATTCACTCTAGAGGGGTAACTGCAATAGCTGAAACTCTGAAGGAGAATGAAGTGCTGACAACA CTGGAGTTGAGTTATAATCCAATTGGACCAGAGGGTGTAAAGGCTTTGTGCGATGTTCTCAAGTTCAACGGCAAACTCCAAACCCTTAAGCTTGGTTGGTGCCAG ATAGGTGTGTCAGGTGCAGAGTTCGTTGCTGATTGTTTGAAGTATAACACAACATTGTCGACATTGGATTTGCGGGCAAATGGACTTGGAGATGAT GGTGCTATCTGCTTGGCGCGAAGTTTGAAGATAATCAATGAATCCTTGAAATCACTTGACCTTGGATTTAATGAAATTAGA GATGATGGAGCATTTGCATTGGCACAAGCACTCAAGGCCAATGAGGATCTTGCGGTCACATCATTAATGCTCGCTAACAACTTCTTTGGGAAATTTGGACAG GTTGCTCTGACCGAGGCACGGGATCATGTATACGAGATGAGTGGAAAGGAAATAGACATTTATTATTAG
- the LOC109779114 gene encoding uncharacterized protein isoform X2 has product MAGRQFGDEGLFFLAESLAYNKSAEEVDFSGNAITAAGIEAFDGILQINTALKTLNLSGNIIGDEGAKCLSDILIENVGIQKLFLNSTNIGDEGAKAISDLLKKNKTIRIVQLSNNTIEYSGFASIADALLENNTLRSLYLNGNYGGPLGASSLAKGVVGNKSLRELHLHGNGFGNEGLRVLMSALSAHKGKITVLDIGNNNITSEGSLYVAEFIKVTKSLRWLSLYMDDVGDEGAEKVADALKQNKTISTMDFGGNNIHSRGVTAIAETLKENEVLTTLELSYNPIGPEGVKALCDVLKFNGKLQTLKLGWCQIGVSGAEFVADCLKYNTTLSTLDLRANGLGDDGAICLARSLKIINESLKSLDLGFNEIRDDGAFALAQALKANEDLAVTSLMLANNFFGKFGQVALTEARDHVYEMSGKEIDIYY; this is encoded by the exons ATGGCAG GCCGTCAATTCGGGGATGAGGGACTATTCTTTCTAGCAGAAAGCTTAGCCTATAACAAG AGTGCTGAAGAGGTGGACTTTTCGGGTAATGCGATAACAGCTGCGGGAATAGAAGCTTTCGATGGCATTCTCCAGATAAACACAGCTTTGAAGACTCTCAATTTATCTGGAAATATCATTGGAGATGAAGGAGCTAAG TGTCTTTCAGATATATTGATCGAAAACGTAGGTATTCAGAAGCTCTTCCTGAACAGTACAAATATCGGAGATGag GGGGCAAAAGCAATTTCAGATCTGCTGAAAAAGAACAAAACAATACGTATTGTACAGCTTAGCAACAATACAATAGAATACAGT GGTTTTGCAAGTATTGCAGATGCACTTCTTGAGAATAATACGCTACGGAGTTTGTATCTCAA TGGCAACTATGGTGGTCCTCTCGGTGCATCCAGCCTAGCAAAAGGAGTTGTAGGGAACAAATCTCTCAGG GAACTTCATTTACATGGTAATGGATTTGGGAACGAGGGATTACGGGTGTTGATGTCTGCATTATCTGCTCACAAAG GGAAGATAACAGTCTTGGATATTGGTAACAACAACATTACATCAGAAGGTTCTCTCTATGTAGCTGAGTTCATCAAAGTGACAAAGTCTCTACGGTGGCTCAGCCTGTACATGGATGATGTTGGTGACGAG GGAGCTGAAAAGGTGGCAGATGCTCTGAAACAGAACAAAACAATTTCTACTATGGACTTT GGTGGTAATAACATTCACTCTAGAGGGGTAACTGCAATAGCTGAAACTCTGAAGGAGAATGAAGTGCTGACAACA CTGGAGTTGAGTTATAATCCAATTGGACCAGAGGGTGTAAAGGCTTTGTGCGATGTTCTCAAGTTCAACGGCAAACTCCAAACCCTTAAGCTTGGTTGGTGCCAG ATAGGTGTGTCAGGTGCAGAGTTCGTTGCTGATTGTTTGAAGTATAACACAACATTGTCGACATTGGATTTGCGGGCAAATGGACTTGGAGATGAT GGTGCTATCTGCTTGGCGCGAAGTTTGAAGATAATCAATGAATCCTTGAAATCACTTGACCTTGGATTTAATGAAATTAGA GATGATGGAGCATTTGCATTGGCACAAGCACTCAAGGCCAATGAGGATCTTGCGGTCACATCATTAATGCTCGCTAACAACTTCTTTGGGAAATTTGGACAG GTTGCTCTGACCGAGGCACGGGATCATGTATACGAGATGAGTGGAAAGGAAATAGACATTTATTATTAG